In Streptomyces sp. NBC_01381, a genomic segment contains:
- a CDS encoding trypsin-like serine protease — protein sequence MRLSFPSRARRGSRKTVAATGVATAALALVATGTPAHAIIGGTEVSNDAYPFMVAVMDKGQGSALDRQFCGGSLVTADTVMTAAHCLVDDAGKPVSPKKLQVAVGRTVLSSAGQGQVRNAAQGGVVVHPRYLKGQEAYDVAFIQLSKPVKGISPIALPTQGTDALIRPGQKATVAGWGNTDTELPNTPDRLREVKVPILSHAECKTSYGEYDSKVNFCAGVETKDSCQGDSGGPIFRHVPGRRAPIQVGVVSYGEGCGAQGAPGVYTSVSSSKLWKTLDESAGGKKIKRGMNRR from the coding sequence ATGAGACTTTCCTTTCCCTCACGCGCACGACGCGGCTCGCGCAAGACCGTGGCGGCGACCGGTGTAGCCACAGCGGCCCTGGCCCTGGTGGCCACGGGCACCCCCGCGCACGCCATCATCGGCGGCACCGAAGTCTCCAACGACGCCTACCCCTTCATGGTGGCCGTCATGGACAAGGGCCAGGGCAGCGCGCTCGACCGCCAGTTCTGCGGCGGCAGCCTCGTCACCGCGGACACGGTGATGACGGCGGCACACTGCCTCGTCGACGACGCGGGCAAGCCCGTGAGCCCGAAGAAGCTGCAGGTGGCGGTGGGCCGCACGGTCCTCTCCTCCGCCGGCCAGGGCCAGGTCCGCAACGCCGCGCAGGGCGGCGTGGTCGTCCACCCCCGCTACCTCAAGGGCCAGGAGGCGTACGACGTAGCGTTCATCCAACTCAGCAAGCCGGTAAAGGGAATCAGCCCGATAGCCCTCCCCACCCAGGGCACGGACGCGCTGATCCGCCCGGGCCAGAAGGCGACGGTCGCCGGCTGGGGAAACACGGACACGGAACTCCCCAACACCCCTGACCGCCTCCGCGAGGTGAAGGTCCCGATCCTCTCGCACGCGGAATGCAAGACGAGTTACGGGGAGTACGACTCAAAGGTCAACTTCTGCGCGGGAGTTGAGACGAAGGACTCCTGCCAGGGCGACAGCGGCGGCCCCATCTTCCGCCACGTCCCCGGCCGTCGGGCCCCCATCCAGGTGGGCGTCGTCTCGTACGGCGAGGGCTGCGGGGCGCAGGGCGCTCCGGGTGTCTACACGTCGGTTAGCTCGTCGAAGCTGTGGAAGACGCTGGATGAGTCGGCCGGGGGGAAGAAGATCAAGCGGGGGATGAACCGCCGCTGA